From a single Miscanthus floridulus cultivar M001 chromosome 8, ASM1932011v1, whole genome shotgun sequence genomic region:
- the LOC136472914 gene encoding uncharacterized protein, producing MGDAGETRALRLAATARKWLEDVSVDREGHVHPAVASGGKALTALATAGARVSLAEPGLVVCSLRVRAPLTDAEGRWHAGAIATAADNVCAAAVFTALGEDVLTVQYGLSYFSPAHHEEEVEMDGRVVGRKGKLAAVTVEVRKKESGELVATCRQWMAPLGTTKRNTSSKL from the exons ATGGGCGACGCCGGCGAGACGCGGGCGCTGCGGCTGGCCGCCACCGCGAGGAAGTGGCTGGAGGACGTCAGCGTCGACCGCGAAGGCCACGTCCACCCCGCCGTAGCTAGCGGGGGAAAGGCGCTCACCGCGCTCGCGACTGCCGGCGCCCGCGTCTCGCTCGCCGAGCCCGGCCTCGTCGTCTGCTCGCTCCGCGTGCGCGCGCCGCTCACC GACGCGGAGGGGAGGTGGCACGCCGGGGCCATTGCGACGGCGGCGGACAACGTGTGCGCGGCGGCGGTGTTCACGGCGCTAGGCGAGGACGTGCTCACCGTACAGTACGGCCTGTCCTACTTCTCGCCCGCCCATCACGAA gaggaggtggagatggACGGGCGAGTGGTGGGCCGGAAGGGGAAGTTGGCGGCTGTGACGGTGGAGGTGCGGAAGAAAGAGTCTGGCGAGCTGGTGGCAACCTGCAGGCAGTGGATGGCACCTCTCGGGACAACAAAGAGGAACACAAGCAGCAAGCTCTGA